One Deinococcus sp. LM3 genomic region harbors:
- a CDS encoding polyprenyl synthetase family protein: MRADLLSRVFSLLPERSDRPELTGYYGMLRDYPARGGKGIRSELLLASARVHGAQPQAAPTPGTPWDAALWLAAGLEMFQNWVLIHDDIEDDSEERRGRPALHRLHGVPLAINAGDALHAYMWAAVHRAGVPGGMQAFLDMIHRTAEGQHLDLCWVEGRRWDLREDDYLEMVRLKTAYYTVVVPLQLGALAAGAQPHAGFHAAGLALGAAFQIRDDVLNLNGDPVKYGKEIGGDLLEGKRTLIVLHWLAHAPHDQREVFLEQMRRDRPDKDPAVIAQIHGWLLESGSVAHAQAYADALAREGLTLLEDALTGVPDPAAAQELLGVIRELATREA; this comes from the coding sequence ATGCGTGCTGATCTGCTGTCCCGTGTGTTTTCGCTGCTGCCCGAACGGTCGGACCGTCCGGAACTGACCGGGTATTACGGGATGCTGCGCGATTACCCCGCGCGCGGCGGCAAGGGCATCCGCAGCGAACTGCTGCTCGCCAGCGCCCGCGTGCACGGCGCGCAGCCGCAGGCGGCCCCCACGCCGGGAACGCCGTGGGACGCGGCGCTGTGGCTGGCCGCCGGGCTGGAGATGTTCCAGAACTGGGTGCTGATCCACGACGACATCGAGGACGACAGCGAGGAACGCCGGGGCCGCCCGGCCCTGCACCGCCTGCACGGCGTGCCGCTGGCCATCAATGCCGGGGACGCCCTGCACGCGTACATGTGGGCCGCCGTGCACCGCGCGGGCGTGCCGGGCGGCATGCAGGCCTTCCTGGACATGATTCACCGCACGGCGGAAGGGCAGCACCTGGACCTGTGCTGGGTGGAGGGCCGCCGCTGGGACCTGCGCGAGGACGATTACCTCGAGATGGTGCGCCTGAAGACCGCGTACTACACGGTGGTCGTACCACTGCAACTGGGGGCGCTGGCAGCGGGAGCGCAGCCGCACGCCGGGTTCCACGCGGCGGGACTGGCGCTGGGCGCGGCCTTCCAGATCCGGGACGACGTGCTGAACCTGAACGGCGACCCCGTCAAGTACGGCAAGGAGATCGGCGGGGACCTGCTGGAAGGCAAACGCACACTGATCGTGCTGCACTGGCTGGCGCACGCGCCGCACGATCAGCGCGAGGTGTTCCTGGAGCAGATGCGCCGCGACCGCCCCGACAAGGACCCGGCCGTGATCGCGCAGATTCACGGGTGGCTGCTGGAGAGCGGCAGCGTGGCCCACGCGCAGGCCTACGCGGACGCCCTGGCCCGCGAGGGCCTGACCCTGCTGGAAGACGCGCTGACCGGCGTGCCGGACCCGGCGGCGGCGCAGGAACTGCTGGGCGTCATCCGGGAGCTGGCGACCCGCGAGGCCTGA
- a CDS encoding N-formylglutamate amidohydrolase, translating to MTSAPGHPTGDLPRTGELLIVTPHPSGQLPADVLRDMLGDDAFDTPRREAFLRRIFLDGDPYTDLLFSVPGARHAQAPWSRFAADLNRERDDLDDNGVLKVMGFDRAPLYPAGWTPGDDTRETRLRRIWDPFDAQLTAELRGARLMIVGHSMAPTGPALGNDTGVPRPAICLMPGTPAQPTFPHALWSELQRACQDAFAPIIAASPDPRVTIGEPWATDTLSRAHSERSGVPAFGIEFNAGLYLQGGQPIDPTIRALNAAFGVFAHAALTLLR from the coding sequence ATGACCTCCGCGCCCGGCCACCCCACAGGCGACCTGCCCCGCACAGGCGAGCTGCTGATCGTCACGCCGCACCCCTCCGGGCAACTCCCGGCCGACGTGCTGCGCGACATGCTGGGCGACGACGCCTTCGACACGCCCCGCCGCGAGGCGTTCCTGCGCCGCATCTTCCTGGACGGCGACCCGTACACGGACCTGCTGTTCAGCGTGCCCGGCGCCCGCCACGCCCAGGCCCCCTGGAGCCGCTTCGCCGCCGACCTGAACCGCGAACGCGACGACCTCGACGACAACGGCGTCCTGAAAGTCATGGGCTTCGACCGCGCGCCCCTGTACCCGGCCGGCTGGACGCCCGGCGACGACACGCGCGAAACGCGGCTGCGGCGCATCTGGGACCCCTTCGACGCCCAGCTGACCGCCGAACTGCGCGGCGCGCGCCTGATGATCGTGGGGCACTCCATGGCCCCCACCGGCCCCGCCCTGGGCAATGACACCGGCGTGCCCCGCCCCGCCATCTGCCTGATGCCCGGCACGCCCGCACAGCCCACCTTCCCGCACGCCCTGTGGAGTGAACTGCAACGCGCCTGCCAGGACGCCTTCGCGCCCATCATCGCCGCCAGCCCCGACCCGCGCGTCACGATCGGGGAACCCTGGGCGACCGACACCCTCAGCCGCGCGCACAGCGAACGCAGCGGCGTGCCCGCCTTCGGCATCGAATTCAACGCCGGCCTGTACCTGCAAGGCGGGCAGCCCATCGACCCGACCATCCGCGCCCTGAACGCCGCGTTCGGCGTGTTCGCGCACGCCGCCCTGACCCTGCTGCGCTGA
- a CDS encoding GGDEF domain-containing protein — protein sequence MNTPPPALSPLDTAWDARDAQPSLARALVQPELGGPDDPQAGVIAGYLLWRDGALPDAVERVTLSLNRLRLEPPSVWLGRGLNILAALQSQLNRPDLAVSLYQEQVDLARHIRDPELSATALHDLGVELRFSDPERARQHITEALLIFQGMNYAHGVAVAHTNLADFAQRAGDHHVTLHHTAQAMAFPFMDQQPTLEVEVQAARLHALSALNDPAAAEPRARLEHFGRSHTNPEVQITARLALARHAPPAQIVALLTPAVDTARRLGEHVNLPVLHEELSAAHAALGDHAAALHHLSETLRLERSRHAAERRQNLQSFEVLHRIQALQDIAEQERHRNDELNVHLQELRALNRRIRELGRTDHLTQLTNREHLFHEGERLAAASTPQRPLAAAIIDIDHFKRINDTWGHQLGDTVLQHTAQLIRSVARPGDVTARYGGEEFTILRPDATAADLAQTCQELQRRMHAHPWQDIIPDLRVTLSIGVADTAHSAPPGPPDFDALVGEADRRLYAAKNAGRDHIRAEA from the coding sequence ATGAACACCCCGCCCCCCGCCCTCTCCCCACTGGACACCGCCTGGGACGCCCGTGACGCACAGCCGTCCCTGGCCCGCGCGCTCGTCCAGCCGGAACTGGGCGGCCCGGACGACCCGCAGGCCGGCGTGATCGCCGGATACCTGCTGTGGCGGGACGGCGCCCTGCCCGACGCGGTCGAACGCGTCACGCTCAGCCTCAACCGCCTCAGGCTCGAGCCGCCCAGCGTGTGGCTGGGACGCGGCCTGAACATCCTCGCGGCTCTGCAGAGCCAGCTGAACCGCCCGGACCTGGCCGTCTCGCTGTACCAGGAGCAGGTGGACCTCGCCCGGCACATCCGCGACCCGGAACTCTCCGCGACCGCCCTGCACGACCTGGGCGTCGAACTGCGCTTCAGTGACCCGGAACGCGCCCGCCAGCACATCACCGAGGCGCTCCTGATCTTCCAGGGCATGAACTACGCCCACGGGGTCGCGGTCGCGCACACCAACCTCGCCGATTTCGCCCAGCGTGCCGGCGACCACCACGTCACGCTGCACCACACCGCGCAGGCGATGGCCTTCCCGTTCATGGACCAGCAGCCCACCCTGGAAGTCGAGGTGCAGGCCGCGCGCCTCCACGCCCTGAGCGCCCTGAACGACCCGGCCGCCGCCGAGCCCCGCGCCCGCCTGGAACACTTCGGCCGGTCCCACACCAACCCGGAAGTGCAGATCACGGCGCGCCTCGCCCTGGCCCGCCACGCCCCCCCGGCACAGATCGTCGCGCTCCTCACGCCCGCCGTCGACACCGCCCGCCGCCTCGGCGAGCACGTGAATCTGCCCGTCCTGCACGAGGAACTCAGCGCCGCGCACGCCGCCCTGGGCGACCACGCCGCCGCCCTGCACCACCTGAGCGAGACCCTGCGGCTCGAACGCAGCCGCCACGCCGCCGAACGCCGCCAGAACCTCCAGAGCTTCGAGGTCCTGCACCGCATCCAGGCACTCCAGGACATCGCCGAACAGGAACGCCACCGCAACGACGAACTGAACGTCCACCTGCAGGAACTCCGCGCCCTGAACCGCCGCATCCGCGAACTGGGCCGCACCGACCACCTCACCCAGCTGACCAACCGCGAACACCTCTTCCACGAGGGCGAACGCCTCGCCGCTGCCAGCACCCCCCAGCGCCCCCTGGCCGCCGCCATCATCGACATCGACCACTTCAAACGCATCAACGACACCTGGGGCCACCAGCTGGGCGACACCGTCCTGCAACACACCGCGCAACTGATCCGCAGCGTCGCCCGGCCCGGCGACGTCACCGCCCGCTACGGCGGCGAGGAATTCACGATCCTGCGCCCGGACGCCACCGCCGCCGACCTCGCCCAGACCTGCCAGGAACTGCAGCGCCGCATGCACGCCCACCCCTGGCAGGACATCATCCCGGACCTGCGCGTCACCCTCAGCATCGGCGTGGCCGACACCGCCCACTCCGCCCCGCCCGGCCCGCCGGACTTCGACGCCCTGGTCGGCGAGGCCGACCGCCGCCTGTACGCCGCCAAGAACGCCGGCCGCGACCACATCCGCGCCGAAGCCTGA
- a CDS encoding alpha/beta fold hydrolase, with the protein MKLKRTRPDNQTELPARRRLRPLTTALLIGGLTLGAAALAQTAPASPAPAQVQPAEPNRPVNLRAAVSGERRYLTIPNFGRVAYYADDRGQGRPLVLTSSVNAAASAYEMKPLWDAYVGTRPVYALEWPGFGSSDRPDVTYTKELMTAALNALIAELNTDVDVVGLSLGSEFVARAALLDRRVRSAVLISPSGLGSPRGGTQEATADDGGQQLYDRLNTFSTPLYAVIRTRPSIQYFLSRSFRGPVDGGLIDYSLDTTRQPGAKYAPIYFISGRLFTADAYADLYSRLSIPTLVLYDQDGFVSFERLQAFTLQAGVRAVRIEGTDGLPHFEKTPEVRAALDAFWAALP; encoded by the coding sequence ATGAAGCTCAAGCGCACCCGCCCAGACAACCAGACCGAGCTGCCCGCCCGCCGCCGCCTGCGCCCCCTGACGACCGCGCTGCTGATCGGCGGGCTGACCCTGGGCGCCGCCGCGCTGGCCCAGACAGCCCCTGCCTCGCCCGCGCCTGCCCAGGTGCAACCGGCCGAGCCCAACCGGCCCGTGAACCTGCGCGCCGCCGTGAGTGGCGAGCGGCGGTACCTGACCATCCCGAATTTTGGCCGGGTCGCGTACTACGCCGATGACCGCGGGCAGGGCCGACCGCTGGTCCTGACCAGCAGCGTGAACGCCGCCGCCAGCGCCTACGAGATGAAACCCCTCTGGGACGCCTACGTGGGCACCCGCCCGGTGTACGCCCTGGAATGGCCCGGTTTCGGCAGCAGCGACCGCCCGGACGTGACGTACACCAAGGAACTCATGACGGCGGCCCTGAACGCCCTGATCGCCGAACTGAACACCGACGTGGACGTGGTCGGCCTGAGCCTGGGCAGCGAGTTCGTGGCCCGCGCCGCGCTGCTCGACCGCCGGGTCCGCAGCGCCGTCCTGATCAGCCCGAGCGGCCTGGGCAGCCCGCGCGGCGGCACCCAGGAAGCCACCGCCGACGACGGCGGCCAGCAACTGTACGACCGCCTGAACACCTTCAGTACGCCGCTGTACGCCGTCATCCGCACGCGGCCCAGCATCCAGTACTTCCTGAGCCGCTCGTTCCGGGGACCCGTGGACGGCGGCCTGATCGACTACTCGCTGGACACTACCCGCCAGCCCGGCGCGAAGTACGCCCCGATCTACTTCATCAGTGGCCGCCTGTTCACCGCCGACGCCTACGCCGACCTGTACAGCCGTCTCAGCATCCCCACGCTGGTCCTGTACGACCAGGACGGCTTCGTGTCCTTCGAACGCCTGCAGGCGTTCACCCTGCAGGCCGGCGTCCGCGCCGTGCGGATCGAGGGCACGGACGGACTGCCCCACTTCGAGAAGACGCCCGAGGTCAGGGCCGCGCTGGACGCCTTCTGGGCCGCGCTTCCCTGA
- the leuS gene encoding leucine--tRNA ligase has product MNDPQPINIAEPRMERYNPHAIEKKWQDTWEASGLYRFDENAPGEKFYALTMFPYPSGNLHIGHWYANVAPDARARWLRMRGYNVLFPMGFDAFGLPAENAAIKNRTNPATWTYANIERMTGQFQAMGTMIDWSRQFATCDPEYYRWNQWFFIEFYKRGLVYKKGGLVNWCPKDQTVLANEQVVNGHCERCGTAVEKRNLSQWYMKITDYAEELLDFSGADMPEKVKLMQTNWIGKSVGAEVTFDTPAGPETVFTTRPDTLMGATFMVLAPEHAKVAELTTDEQRAEVEAYVAAAGRKTDVERQQEGEKTGVFTGSFATHPITGHQLPIWVADYVLVTYGTGSIMAVPAHDERDFAFARRFGLEITEVIRPEGGEPMAPDAQEAYTGEGVIVNSGEFDGLPGGKASIAGIVEKLEARGIATAKTTYRLRDWLFARQRYWGTPIPFVHCPEHGAQPVPEDQLPVRLPENVEFTPTGQSPLKLDKAWMTATCPVCGGPAERDTDTMDTFVDSSWYMYRYLSPDYHEGPFDPAKDPMMPVDLYTGGIEHAILHLLYSRFWVKVMRDMGLTKHSEPFARLRNQGMILGEDGEKMSKSRGNVVDPDDLVREYGADTVRTYLMFIAPWELGGPWDPQGINGPAKWLSRVWNLYFEDKPTGPAETISEADLRFAVHSTLKKIDGDFERLSFNTIVAALMELTNTLVKAKRAPAFGTPAWDEALDIFVRLLAPVVPHIAEEIWTGRGQDGSVHTAAWPALDEAAATRDTVTMGVQVSGKVRGQVTISKTATQEEALSAARAVPDVARFMEGKEIVKEIYVPGRIINIVVR; this is encoded by the coding sequence ATGAACGACCCCCAGCCGATCAACATTGCCGAGCCGCGCATGGAGCGCTACAACCCGCACGCCATCGAGAAGAAATGGCAGGACACCTGGGAGGCCAGCGGCCTGTACCGCTTCGACGAGAACGCGCCGGGCGAGAAGTTCTACGCCCTGACGATGTTCCCGTACCCCAGCGGAAACCTGCACATCGGTCACTGGTACGCGAACGTCGCGCCGGACGCGCGGGCGCGCTGGCTGCGGATGCGCGGGTACAACGTGCTGTTCCCGATGGGCTTCGACGCCTTCGGTCTGCCCGCCGAGAACGCCGCCATCAAGAACCGCACCAACCCGGCGACCTGGACATACGCGAACATCGAGCGCATGACCGGGCAGTTCCAGGCGATGGGCACCATGATCGACTGGAGCCGTCAGTTCGCCACCTGCGACCCCGAGTACTACCGCTGGAACCAGTGGTTCTTCATCGAGTTCTACAAGCGCGGGCTGGTGTACAAGAAGGGCGGTCTGGTGAACTGGTGCCCGAAGGACCAGACGGTGCTGGCGAACGAGCAGGTCGTGAACGGCCACTGCGAACGCTGCGGCACGGCCGTCGAGAAACGCAACCTGAGCCAGTGGTACATGAAGATCACGGACTACGCCGAGGAACTGCTGGACTTCAGCGGCGCCGACATGCCCGAGAAGGTCAAGCTGATGCAGACCAACTGGATCGGCAAGTCGGTCGGCGCCGAGGTGACCTTCGACACGCCCGCCGGACCGGAAACGGTCTTCACGACCCGCCCGGACACCCTGATGGGCGCGACGTTCATGGTGCTGGCCCCCGAGCACGCCAAGGTGGCAGAACTGACCACCGACGAACAGCGCGCCGAGGTCGAGGCGTACGTGGCCGCCGCCGGCCGCAAGACCGACGTGGAGCGCCAGCAGGAGGGCGAGAAGACCGGCGTGTTCACCGGCAGCTTCGCCACGCACCCCATCACCGGTCACCAGTTACCGATCTGGGTGGCGGATTACGTGCTGGTCACGTACGGCACCGGGTCCATCATGGCGGTGCCCGCGCACGACGAGCGTGACTTCGCGTTCGCCCGCCGGTTCGGCCTGGAGATCACGGAAGTCATCCGGCCCGAGGGTGGCGAGCCGATGGCCCCTGACGCCCAGGAGGCGTACACCGGCGAGGGCGTCATCGTGAACAGCGGCGAGTTCGACGGGCTGCCCGGCGGGAAGGCCAGCATCGCCGGCATTGTCGAGAAACTGGAAGCGCGCGGGATCGCCACGGCCAAGACCACGTACCGCCTGCGCGACTGGCTGTTCGCCCGCCAGCGTTACTGGGGCACGCCGATTCCCTTCGTCCACTGCCCCGAGCACGGCGCGCAGCCCGTCCCCGAGGATCAGCTGCCCGTGCGCCTGCCCGAGAACGTGGAGTTCACCCCGACCGGCCAGAGCCCCCTGAAACTGGATAAGGCATGGATGACGGCCACCTGCCCCGTCTGCGGCGGCCCCGCCGAGCGCGACACCGACACCATGGACACCTTCGTGGATTCCAGCTGGTACATGTACCGCTACCTGAGCCCCGACTACCACGAGGGCCCCTTCGACCCCGCCAAGGACCCCATGATGCCCGTCGACCTGTACACGGGCGGCATCGAGCACGCGATCCTGCACCTGCTGTACTCGCGGTTCTGGGTGAAGGTCATGCGTGACATGGGCCTGACGAAGCACAGCGAACCCTTCGCCCGGCTGCGCAACCAGGGCATGATCCTGGGCGAGGACGGCGAGAAGATGAGCAAGTCGCGCGGGAACGTCGTCGACCCGGACGACCTGGTGCGCGAGTACGGCGCGGACACGGTCCGCACGTACCTGATGTTCATCGCGCCGTGGGAACTGGGCGGCCCGTGGGACCCGCAGGGCATCAACGGTCCCGCCAAGTGGCTGTCGCGGGTGTGGAACCTGTACTTCGAGGACAAACCCACCGGCCCCGCCGAGACGATCAGCGAGGCCGACCTGCGCTTCGCGGTGCACAGCACCCTGAAAAAGATCGACGGTGACTTTGAACGCCTGAGTTTCAACACCATCGTCGCCGCGCTGATGGAACTGACGAACACGCTGGTCAAGGCCAAACGCGCCCCCGCGTTCGGCACGCCCGCCTGGGACGAGGCGCTGGACATCTTCGTGCGCCTGCTGGCCCCGGTCGTCCCGCACATCGCCGAGGAAATCTGGACCGGGCGCGGCCAGGACGGCAGTGTGCACACCGCCGCGTGGCCCGCCCTGGACGAGGCCGCCGCCACCCGCGACACCGTCACCATGGGCGTCCAGGTCAGCGGCAAGGTGCGCGGACAGGTCACGATCTCCAAGACCGCCACCCAGGAAGAAGCCCTGAGCGCCGCCCGGGCCGTCCCGGACGTCGCGCGCTTCATGGAAGGCAAGGAGATCGTCAAGGAGATCTACGTGCCGGGCCGCATCATCAACATCGTCGTCCGCTGA
- a CDS encoding ATP-binding cassette domain-containing protein translates to MPPSSLTAPPPSEPPPPEPPTSEPPVPALFLPPGPLVVAGRPLAQLPGLTLRAGEVLHLHGPNGAGKTTLLRALAGEQGGVDGARVAGDVPGSRTARAATAWVSTDAPLPDDLNAGEFLQFTAALWSRPAAPLLALAGTLGLDRWLDAWPQDLSRGTRQKVALSAALGLGLPLTLLDEPFGTLDTAARDALLRAVRERAQAGGVLIVTTHGDELAPLHPRTLTLDVA, encoded by the coding sequence ATGCCCCCGTCATCCCTGACCGCGCCGCCGCCCTCTGAGCCGCCCCCGCCCGAACCGCCCACGTCTGAGCCGCCCGTTCCGGCCCTGTTCCTGCCGCCCGGCCCGCTGGTGGTCGCCGGGCGTCCGCTGGCGCAGCTGCCCGGCCTGACCCTGCGGGCGGGCGAGGTGCTGCACCTGCACGGCCCGAACGGCGCCGGCAAGACGACGCTGCTGCGCGCCCTGGCCGGCGAGCAGGGGGGCGTGGACGGCGCGCGGGTCGCAGGCGACGTGCCGGGCAGCCGGACGGCGCGGGCGGCGACGGCGTGGGTGTCCACCGACGCGCCCCTGCCGGACGACCTGAACGCCGGGGAGTTCCTGCAGTTCACGGCGGCGCTGTGGTCCCGCCCGGCCGCGCCGCTGCTGGCCCTGGCCGGGACGCTGGGACTGGACCGCTGGCTGGACGCGTGGCCGCAGGACCTGTCGCGCGGCACCCGTCAGAAGGTCGCGCTGAGTGCCGCGCTGGGCCTGGGCCTGCCGCTGACGCTGCTGGACGAACCGTTCGGCACGCTGGACACCGCCGCCCGCGACGCGCTGCTGCGGGCCGTCCGGGAGCGGGCGCAGGCGGGCGGGGTGCTGATCGTCACGACGCACGGGGACGAACTGGCCCCGCTGCACCCCCGCACGCTGACGCTGGACGTGGCGTGA
- a CDS encoding M23 family metallopeptidase, which yields MNRRSLLLTALLLVGGAAAYTVKPGDTLYSISRANGTTPEALMKLNNLGSTTLEVGQQLRLPGEAAAPARPGLPAPLPADQLTPTPPTARIAGVNVTVPASLRMGEAFTVQLSGARAAQATVRFPSEIGEDVRKPAEILNPVGAAGEYVVPGRVVLGKTTPVVFEVSVGGELVRGRIPVVGLDQPIQHLNLSPQVSGVLQDPARKAEDALVEKAYARRTPQAWSRPFAPALKGAAPTSSSFGQPRTYTAGGPVAYHFGTDYPARTGTPVLAVNDGTVVIAGRYPVRGGLVVIDHGAGVTSLYFHQSRVTAKVGQKVTRGQKIGEVGNTGLSAGAHLHLEIRVRGEGTNPASWMNRLWPR from the coding sequence ATGAACCGCCGCTCCCTGCTGCTGACCGCGCTGCTCCTGGTGGGCGGCGCGGCGGCCTACACCGTCAAACCCGGCGACACGCTGTACTCGATCTCCCGCGCCAACGGCACCACGCCCGAGGCGCTCATGAAACTGAACAACCTGGGGAGCACGACCCTGGAAGTCGGGCAGCAACTGCGCCTGCCGGGGGAGGCCGCCGCGCCCGCCCGGCCCGGCCTGCCCGCCCCGTTGCCAGCCGATCAACTGACGCCCACGCCACCCACCGCGCGTATCGCGGGCGTGAACGTCACGGTGCCCGCCAGCCTGCGCATGGGCGAGGCCTTTACCGTGCAGCTCAGCGGCGCGCGGGCCGCGCAGGCCACTGTGCGTTTCCCCAGCGAGATCGGCGAGGACGTCCGCAAGCCCGCCGAGATCCTGAACCCCGTCGGGGCGGCCGGCGAGTACGTCGTGCCGGGCCGGGTCGTGCTGGGCAAGACCACCCCGGTCGTGTTCGAGGTCAGTGTGGGCGGCGAACTCGTGCGGGGCCGCATCCCGGTCGTGGGCCTCGACCAGCCCATCCAGCACCTGAACCTCTCACCGCAGGTCAGCGGCGTGCTGCAGGACCCCGCCCGCAAGGCCGAGGACGCCCTGGTCGAGAAGGCCTACGCCCGGCGCACCCCACAGGCCTGGTCGCGGCCGTTCGCGCCGGCCCTGAAGGGCGCCGCGCCGACCAGCAGTTCCTTCGGGCAGCCGCGCACGTACACGGCGGGCGGCCCGGTCGCGTACCACTTCGGCACCGACTACCCCGCCAGGACCGGAACGCCCGTCCTGGCCGTGAACGACGGCACGGTCGTGATCGCCGGGCGCTACCCGGTGCGCGGCGGGCTGGTCGTCATCGACCACGGCGCGGGCGTGACCAGCCTGTACTTTCACCAGAGCCGCGTGACCGCGAAGGTCGGGCAGAAAGTCACGCGCGGCCAGAAGATCGGCGAGGTCGGCAACACCGGCCTGAGCGCCGGCGCGCACCTGCACCTCGAGATCCGCGTGCGGGGCGAGGGCACCAACCCGGCCAGCTGGATGAACCGCCTGTGGCCCCGCTGA
- a CDS encoding endonuclease/exonuclease/phosphatase family protein: MKRILTRWLPRLLAGLLLLAGVLAGVVYALTDHPKPVQAADLNCPDSAPTLRAGQAVRVMNWNVQYLAGRGYVFFYDTLNGDGPDTRPSPGSLARTLDEVTRAIEQEKPDLILLQEVDRDSRRTDYQDQLALLQARLGGAFPCAATTYYHRAAFVPHPSIMGRVGLSLVTLSRYRLDTATRYQLPRICGDPVTVAFNFRRAVLGVTLPVQGGAPLSAFNTHMDAFAQGCDTMQRQAAFVNDLLGAAPTPWVMGGDFNLLGTRAAYNRLRERERAYFNPQTELAPLLARFASFPSPAQIDSGNPAFFTHEANDPAVGRADRTIDYFLYSPDLPRADERVRQDRPKISDHYAMLTTVTLP, translated from the coding sequence ATGAAGCGAATCCTGACGCGGTGGCTGCCGCGCCTGCTGGCCGGACTGCTGCTGCTCGCGGGCGTCCTGGCGGGCGTGGTGTACGCCCTGACCGACCACCCGAAACCTGTGCAGGCGGCCGACCTGAACTGCCCCGACTCGGCCCCCACCCTGCGCGCCGGGCAGGCCGTGCGGGTCATGAACTGGAACGTGCAGTACCTCGCCGGGCGCGGGTACGTCTTCTTCTACGACACCCTGAACGGCGACGGCCCCGACACCCGCCCCAGCCCCGGGAGCCTCGCCCGGACGCTGGACGAGGTGACGCGCGCCATAGAGCAGGAGAAGCCCGATCTGATCCTGCTGCAGGAGGTCGACCGCGACAGCCGCCGCACCGACTACCAGGACCAGCTGGCGCTGCTACAGGCGCGGCTGGGCGGCGCGTTCCCCTGCGCGGCCACCACGTACTACCACCGGGCGGCGTTCGTGCCGCACCCGTCCATCATGGGCCGGGTGGGCCTGAGTCTCGTGACGCTCAGCCGCTACCGCCTGGACACCGCCACCCGCTACCAGTTGCCGCGCATCTGCGGCGATCCGGTCACCGTCGCGTTCAACTTCAGGCGGGCGGTGCTGGGCGTGACCCTGCCCGTGCAGGGCGGCGCACCCCTGAGTGCCTTCAACACGCACATGGACGCCTTCGCGCAGGGCTGCGACACCATGCAGCGGCAGGCGGCGTTCGTGAACGACCTGCTCGGCGCTGCGCCGACCCCCTGGGTGATGGGCGGGGATTTCAACCTGCTCGGCACCCGCGCCGCCTACAACCGTCTGCGCGAGCGCGAGCGGGCGTACTTCAACCCGCAGACCGAACTGGCCCCGCTGCTCGCGAGGTTCGCGTCGTTCCCCAGCCCCGCGCAGATCGACAGCGGCAACCCGGCCTTCTTCACGCACGAGGCGAACGACCCGGCCGTGGGCCGCGCCGACCGCACCATCGACTACTTCCTGTACTCGCCGGACCTGCCACGCGCCGACGAACGCGTCCGGCAGGACCGGCCGAAGATCAGCGACCACTACGCGATGCTGACCACCGTCACCCTGCCCTGA
- the dtd gene encoding D-aminoacyl-tRNA deacylase: protein MRATLQRVTRATCTVEGEVTGQTGPGLLVLLGVAPGDTEETARAMATKIAKLRIFNDENGKMNRSVQDIGGGVLSVSQFTLYADTRSGNRPSFTGAAPPEQARALYGTFNAALRGLGLPVGEGVFGAHMVLDLTNDGPVTLTLDL, encoded by the coding sequence GTGCGCGCCACCCTGCAACGCGTGACCCGCGCCACCTGCACGGTCGAGGGCGAGGTCACGGGGCAGACCGGTCCCGGCCTGCTGGTCCTGCTGGGCGTCGCGCCCGGCGACACCGAGGAAACGGCCCGCGCCATGGCCACCAAGATCGCCAAACTGCGGATCTTCAACGACGAGAACGGCAAGATGAACCGCAGCGTCCAGGACATCGGCGGCGGTGTGCTGAGCGTCAGTCAGTTCACGCTGTACGCCGACACCCGCAGCGGCAACCGCCCCAGCTTCACGGGGGCCGCGCCGCCCGAACAGGCCCGCGCGCTGTACGGCACCTTCAACGCCGCGCTGCGAGGGCTGGGCCTCCCGGTCGGCGAGGGGGTGTTCGGGGCGCACATGGTCCTCGACCTGACGAACGACGGCCCCGTCACCCTCACCCTCGACCTGTAG
- the hpt gene encoding hypoxanthine phosphoribosyltransferase: MSLAPGNGPVQITQDQLQARIHEIAAKIREDYHGMEPHLICVLNGAFMFHADLVRAIDMPCTIDFLQASSYGNAKQSSGEVRIVKDLQFPISDRHVILVEDIVDTGITMNYLLHYLEGRGPASLKIAALLSKPSRRKVEIPVEYLGFTIPDAFVYGYGLDRAQFDRNLPFITSQE; the protein is encoded by the coding sequence ATGAGTCTCGCCCCAGGCAACGGCCCCGTACAGATCACGCAGGACCAACTTCAGGCCCGCATTCACGAAATCGCCGCGAAAATCCGCGAGGACTACCACGGCATGGAACCGCACCTGATCTGCGTCCTGAACGGCGCGTTCATGTTCCACGCCGATCTGGTGCGCGCCATCGACATGCCCTGCACCATCGATTTCCTGCAGGCCAGCTCGTACGGGAACGCCAAGCAGAGCAGCGGCGAGGTCCGGATCGTCAAGGACCTGCAGTTCCCGATCAGTGACCGGCACGTGATCCTGGTCGAGGACATCGTGGATACCGGCATCACCATGAACTACCTGCTGCACTACCTGGAAGGGCGCGGCCCCGCCAGCCTGAAGATCGCGGCGCTGCTCAGCAAACCCAGCCGCCGCAAGGTCGAGATTCCCGTCGAGTACCTGGGCTTCACCATTCCCGACGCGTTCGTGTACGGTTACGGCCTGGACCGCGCGCAGTTCGACCGGAACCTGCCCTTCATCACCAGCCAGGAGTGA